A window of Mycoplasmopsis equigenitalium genomic DNA:
AAAAAAGATATTAAAAAATTAAAAGACAAAATTAGCTCGTTAGAAGAAATGATTAAAAGCTTAAAAGAAGCTGCTGCTAACGAAGAATCACCAATTGTTGACAAAGACGATACTGCTGAAGCAGTAGATGCTGAAATTATTGATTAATTCCTAATTTAATAAATAAAAACTAACCACGTGGTTAGTTTTTTTTAGTTAATTAAAATTTAATGTTAATATCTGCTTTTTGTTCTGGTGAAGCAGCAAATACTGAAATTGAACTTAGGCTCATTGCACTAGCAGCAACGTTTGTTGGTCATGTAAATAACATTTGGTTGTAGCTGTTTACTTCTGAGTTGTAAAATCTTCTTGTTGCAGCAATTTGGTTTTCACTGTTGGTGATTTCGTCCATTAAACCGGCAAAGTGTCTGTCAGCTTTAAGGTCTGGGAAGTTTTCACTAACAGCGAATAAACGACCAAACACACTGTTTGCTAATTCAGTAGCTTCCTCACGATTATTAACTACTTGCATATTACGCATTTTTGTAACTTCTGCTAATGTTTCTTTTTCGTGTTTTGCGTATCCTTTAGTTGTTTCAAATAGTTTAACTAGAACATCTCTTCTACGAACAAGTTGCGTATCAATTTGACCACTTAATTCGTTAATTTTTGTTTGTTTACGCATTAAATCGTTACGATTTTTAATGTGAATAATTAATGGAATAATCAAAATGAATAGAATGTATCAAAAGATTTTTCCAACAGCGCTTGATTGTGCTGGTTTGCTTTCAGTATCAACAACAATTTTGTTTGCTTTTTCTTCTGGGTTTTTGTTGTATAAATTAGCCATGGTTTCTCCTTTATAGTTCAAAATAATTTTATCAATTTTTAAATTAATATTATTTTTTCTCTTAGTTTTATTAAATAAATGGGAATTTTTTGTCTTTAAAATGTTCTTTATAAAATACTTGATTAGAAAGCGAAACAATTGCTAAAAATGTTTCAAGAATTTGATATGAATTTCCCATTTTTTGTTTGTAATTAAAATCATCGCGAATGTCGAAATCTACTTTGTTATGTGCTTTAACAACTGTTTCTTCAAACTCCTTGAAAAGCTTTTCGTCGCGCTTGTACACATATTTGCTATGAATTTCAAATTTTAGAATTTCGTACATCGCTTCTAGCGTACTATATCTTCAAATACCTTCATTGAGCTGCTCTTCGGTAATTTTAGAAATACTTAAATAGTTTTTAAGACCACCAAATTCTTTATTAATTCGTACTTGCTCTTTTAGTGAATTTGCGATATAAAAACAGTTAATAAAGCTGGCAGGAATATCGATCTTAGAAATATTAATAATTTCAGGCGATATTTTCTTTAAATAATTAGTCATAAATTTTTCCATTACTTCTAATTTTTGTTGCAAGTGTAAAAATGCTTTAAATTCAGCAATGGTATTAACATCTTTTATCTTTAAGGTTTTAACGTACTTATCATCTAATGCTGGTTTTTTAATGTCATAAACTTCATAAATACTTACTTTACAATTGAGTGAAATTTCTTTGAATTTCTCATTTTGTGGAGTAAAGACAAAGTCTTTTGTTTCGCCTTTTTTCATGCCTAAAATGTTGCTTAACATTCCAAATTCATCATCAATTCTTGCAACAATTAATTGTTTGTTTTGTACTGATAATTCTTTAATTTCTTGTCCGTTATTAAACACAGTGATATCTGCCAAAATAGCGTGTTTTTGGGTTATTTTAGCCTTAACTGGCGTAAATTTAGCTTGCTCATATTCCATATTTTCAATTATTTCATCAATATGTTTTTGATTAACAACTGGCAGCTCAATACTATTATCTTTTAATCGCACAATCACTGATTTATCCGATAAAGCATACTCGCTATACTGAATCGATAAATCAATATAATCATTAATAAATTTATACTCAAAACTTGAATCAATAAAACGAACTAGCTTGTTCTCTTTTTTCTTTTCTTCACGAACTTTTTTGGCTAAATCGTTAGCATAAGTTTCATATAAAAATCAACGCGAACCATTTTTGTTAGTAGTATTTCAAGTGTCGCCATATTTACCTTTAAGAGTTGTAAGAATATCTTTCAACTCATCACCTTCAATTTTGCTTGACCAAATAAGTTCTGTGCCTGGTACAATCATATAACTCCTTAATTACATTTACTATTATAAAGAATATAATGTTTATTTGAATATAATTAATTAGTATGAGGGAGAATGAAATGAAAAATAATATTATGCTTTTTTGCCTTGACAATTCAGAAAAATTAGGAGCTAAAATAGCTAAAAAACTTGGTGTAACACAGTCAAATATTAAAAAAACAGTTTTCGCCGATGGCGAAAAAATGTTGCTATCAGAATGCACCGTTCGCAACCGCGATGTTTTTATTGTCGCTAACACCGGCACGCCAGTTAACGAAAATGTAATGGAGTTATTAATTTTTATTGACTCGCTAAAACGTGCAAGCGCCAAATCAATTAACGTTGTCTTAACTTATTATGGTTACGCTCGCCAAGACCGCAAGGACTCAGGACGCCAACCAATCGGCGCCAAGTTAATTGCTAACTTACTTGAAACAGCAGGAGCTACCAAAATTATTACTATCGATTTACACAACCCATCAATTCAAGGGTTCTTCGATATTCCAGTAGACGATCTTCGCGCACAATTTGTGCTAGCAAGAAGAATCTTAAAAGAAGACCGTGATGTTTCAGTTGTTTCGCCAGATCACGGTGGAACTGTGCGGGCAAGAGTTCTTGCTGACTTAATTTCACACAACATTGAAATTTCAATTATTGACAAACGTCGCACTGGCCCTAACCAAACAGAAACAATGGGGTTAATTGGAGCAATCAATAAAAATACAGCTGTTATTGTTGATGATATTATCGACACTGGTGGCACCATTCTTAAAGCTGCTAAATTGGTAAAAGAAAACGGGGCTAAAAAAGTTATTATTGCTGCAACTCACGGTATTTTTTCAAGAGGCTTTGATTTGTTCGAAGATGCTGATTATGTAGATAAAGTTATTATTACCGATTCACTTGATCGCAGCGACCTTGCTAAAAAATACAAAAAACTAGAAATTGTGAGTCTTGATCAATTTATTTCTGATGTTATTAAAGCTAACTCGACCAATAGTAGTGTAAGTAAAGTTTACGCCAATATTAAGGATGATATTGAAAACCTTTGAAGAGCAAATCGCCATTAATTATCCTAAGGCATATCCTAAATTAAAAAAGTACACCGAACTAATTGAAGAACATAATTTATCAATGAACTTAACTGGATTTACTAGTGATATTTTATGGAAAGATGGAATTTACGAATCAATTAAATTCCTAGAAAAAATCGACATTCAAAAAGATGATGACTGAGTTGATATTGGCAGCGGTGCTGGATTCCCTTGCGTTCCTTTCTTAATTTGTCATCCTGAATTAAAATTAACAATTTTGGAACCAATGTTAAAACGAGTCAAGTTCTTAAAAGAAGTGGCTAAAACCCTAGAACTTAACATAAAAGTTCATTCTTTGCGTGCTGAAGAATTTGTGCACAAAGATAGTTTTAACATCATAACAGCACGTGCTGTTACATCACTTAAAAACTTAATTTTAAGCACTTATCACTTAGGCAAAAATGATGCTCGTTTTTGTTTTGTAAAGGGACAAAATGTTAACAAGGAAATTACCGAGGCAAAAAAAGCAATAGACTTTTTAAAACTAAAAATTAGTCAAAAGCAATTATCGGAAACAGAAAAGAATCTTAATATTATTTGTTATCAAAAAACACTCAAAACACCTAACGATTTTCCTTGAATGTGAAGTAAAATTTTGAAATATTAAAACCACCTTATTTGAGGTGGTTTTTTGGTCAAATAAATGAAATGGAGCAAATGAGGAGAATCGAACTCCCGTATTTAGCATGGCAAGCTAATGTTCTACCATTGAACTACATTTGCACAAGTAATAATATTTTACACATAAAAAATAATATTTGATATAAAATTAATCTTTTTACATTAATTTAATAAAAAATAAAATTGAGAAAATCAATAAAAAACGTTGATTTTGTATTGATTTTTCATTTAATTTGTTTAGAGCAATTTTTGCAAAACACATTTACTTATAATTTACAAAAAATTTTTTTTTGTTTTTTTTAACCATATATATATATATATATATATATATATAATAATTGTAATAATAGATAAAATTGGAGGGCTTAGATGCACGAAGAATTGAAAATAAATTGTCTACAAAATGGAAATGTAGATTTAGAAGAAAAAGTTTTGCTAGCTGACCTAAAAACATCGTCAAATAAATTTTTTTCAGACACCGAGATGACATTAAAAGATATTTTGAAACCACAATTATCACGAGTATACAATAACATTAAAAACTTTAATGTAACAGTTAAAAATCTTTTAAATGAATTCGAAAAATTAGATGAACACAAATTAGTGTTTAATCAATATATTGGAAATAAAAATATAAAAAATTTATTTAAAAAAATATAAAAAATGAAAATAAAAAATCTAGTTGAAAAATAAAAAATGTTGCTATTATTGGTAGAAATAAAAATAACAAATATATAAATGGCATTAATAAAAACACTATAACCATATTTTTTACAATTAATTTTATTTTTAAGAAAACAGCCCAGAACAATGTTTCAATTAATTGAGATATTACAAGAATTGAATTTTCGAATACTCATTATAAAACTTCATTGCCAAATTATCTAGGTCCAAGCTTTAAAGTCAAATTTGTAGAAAAAAACGAAATGACAAATATTCAAGGATGAATAGAAAAAAATGACTACTTGCCCACTATATCAAAAGAAACATTTTCAGACCCCGCAAGTGAATTAAAGGTTTTCGATAGTTTTTTTTCATATATAGATTTTAATCAAAAAGATAGCTCTAATAATGAGGAAAAAATATTTAATAATTCTCTAAATCGCAAATTTAAACAAGAGCTTATAGAGGATGAAAAAGGAAGATTAAAAATTTCGTCAGAAGGATATGAAGACCTGGTGATGGTGGTTACAAATAGATTAAACAACAACAATAACAAAAAAGAAGTTAAAGTTTATAAGGCAGAAACAGATAATGGAGATGTATTCCAAAAATGAACTATTTCTTTAAAAAATCGAGAAATAAAACTTGATGAATTATTATACGAAATAACCAATAAAAGTAAAGAAGTTGAGAAAAAAATAAAATCTGAAAATGAAGAGATTTCATCTTTTCAATCAACAAATACTGAATTGAATATAGAAATTGAGAAAAAAAATAATGATATCAGCTCTCTGAAATACCGCGTGAATTCCATACAAAGCAAAATAGATGATTTAACAAGTGATTTAGAAAACATAAATAAAGAAAAAAAGGGAATAGAACAAAATATCAAAAACTATCAAAAAGAAGAACTGAAAAATAAGAAGAATGATAAAAAAAACAAAATCAAAAATCCTAACCAAAAAAATGACAAACCAAAAATTAATGAATTAACTAATAAAAAACAAGATTTGTCGTCTCAAGAAAATGAAATCAAGATTAAACTACAAGAGAACGAAAATAATAAAAAAGCAATTCAGGATGAAATTGACAGCAATAATTCTATTGTTGAAAGTCTTCAAAATAAAATTATTGATAACGATAACAAAATTAAATCAAAAAATGACAATATTTCTATGCTCGAAAAGGAATTGAATTCTATAAAAAAAATAAAAGAAGGGCGTGAAAAATATTTTAAAACAATCGTTAATGAAGACAAGTGTTTTTTCTATCAAATATCTATGATAGAAGTAAATGCAAATAATAAAAACCAAGAAAATGATTTTTTCCCTTACACTTTAACTCCATTATTTGTCGATGAAAATAGACCAGATATTTTAAATGCAGCTATATACGACCCCGGTTTGGTAGCTAAATTAAAAAGATATAAATTTGCAATTGAAAACGCAAAGCAAGGTTATGTTCGCAACCCCTTAATGTTTCCCTCTTTACTAAACCCGTCTTTACTAGAATTTAAAGCTGAGTTAAGTGATGATATCAAAGAAAAATGAAAATTAAATGATAAACAATATGAAGCAGTTAGAGGAATGATTTCCACTAACAACACTTTTTACTTACAAGGACCTCCCGGAACAGGAAAAACACAAACCATTTGTGCTACGATTCAACATTTTGTAAATAATAATTCTAATGTTTTAATCGTTTCATCCACTCATGAAGCAATTAACAATTGTTTGGAAAGATTTAATAACGAAAATCAAGATGATCCTAATATTATAATTTACAAAAAATCACGAAAAATTAATAGCGACGAAAAAGATACAAATATTTTTAATGTTGATAATTTATATAAAAACTTTTTAATTAAAATCAAAAACAAACTCTTAAACAAAGATACAAATAGAAAAGAATTGCAAAAATCTGATATTTTGAACGCAAAAAATTCTTTGGAAGATATTTTCCTTCCTAATCAAAGTAAAAATTACATTCCATATGTTGTATGAAATAAAATATACAATATTAAAAACGCTGATATTTGCAAAGTTACTAATAAAAAAATATCTGAAATTCTGTACGACTG
This region includes:
- a CDS encoding LemA family protein translates to MANLYNKNPEEKANKIVVDTESKPAQSSAVGKIFWYILFILIIPLIIHIKNRNDLMRKQTKINELSGQIDTQLVRRRDVLVKLFETTKGYAKHEKETLAEVTKMRNMQVVNNREEATELANSVFGRLFAVSENFPDLKADRHFAGLMDEITNSENQIAATRRFYNSEVNSYNQMLFTWPTNVAASAMSLSSISVFAASPEQKADINIKF
- a CDS encoding ribose-phosphate pyrophosphokinase; this translates as MKNNIMLFCLDNSEKLGAKIAKKLGVTQSNIKKTVFADGEKMLLSECTVRNRDVFIVANTGTPVNENVMELLIFIDSLKRASAKSINVVLTYYGYARQDRKDSGRQPIGAKLIANLLETAGATKIITIDLHNPSIQGFFDIPVDDLRAQFVLARRILKEDRDVSVVSPDHGGTVRARVLADLISHNIEISIIDKRRTGPNQTETMGLIGAINKNTAVIVDDIIDTGGTILKAAKLVKENGAKKVIIAATHGIFSRGFDLFEDADYVDKVIITDSLDRSDLAKKYKKLEIVSLDQFISDVIKANSTNSSVSKVYANIKDDIENLWRANRH
- the rsmG gene encoding 16S rRNA (guanine(527)-N(7))-methyltransferase RsmG, producing the protein MKTFEEQIAINYPKAYPKLKKYTELIEEHNLSMNLTGFTSDILWKDGIYESIKFLEKIDIQKDDDWVDIGSGAGFPCVPFLICHPELKLTILEPMLKRVKFLKEVAKTLELNIKVHSLRAEEFVHKDSFNIITARAVTSLKNLILSTYHLGKNDARFCFVKGQNVNKEITEAKKAIDFLKLKISQKQLSETEKNLNIICYQKTLKTPNDFPWMWSKILKY
- a CDS encoding AAA domain-containing protein, whose translation is MPNYLGPSFKVKFVEKNEMTNIQGWIEKNDYLPTISKETFSDPASELKVFDSFFSYIDFNQKDSSNNEEKIFNNSLNRKFKQELIEDEKGRLKISSEGYEDLVMVVTNRLNNNNNKKEVKVYKAETDNGDVFQKWTISLKNREIKLDELLYEITNKSKEVEKKIKSENEEISSFQSTNTELNIEIEKKNNDISSLKYRVNSIQSKIDDLTSDLENINKEKKGIEQNIKNYQKEELKNKKNDKKNKIKNPNQKNDKPKINELTNKKQDLSSQENEIKIKLQENENNKKAIQDEIDSNNSIVESLQNKIIDNDNKIKSKNDNISMLEKELNSIKKIKEGREKYFKTIVNEDKCFFYQISMIEVNANNKNQENDFFPYTLTPLFVDENRPDILNAAIYDPGLVAKLKRYKFAIENAKQGYVRNPLMFPSLLNPSLLEFKAELSDDIKEKWKLNDKQYEAVRGMISTNNTFYLQGPPGTGKTQTICATIQHFVNNNSNVLIVSSTHEAINNCLERFNNENQDDPNIIIYKKSRKINSDEKDTNIFNVDNLYKNFLIKIKNKLLNKDTNRKELQKSDILNAKNSLEDIFLPNQSKNYIPYVVWNKIYNIKNADICKVTNKKISEILYDCAKHREYDKDNETLNFTFDKFVNNELYKSYWNVNKYKDNEAIISNFRDKGNTLIETLCKIFKTKGIVFFDKDGIYKYLEEALKHLPDTNNKLLENFTSNEKINDEKNYEFKEYIEENNLINVLAYTTTAETKLELTTNEPKDIWFDYPIDTVIMDESSKSNTPEVLARINISHKFIMCGDYKQLPPTSEFKTDDFLKNIFNSIENKIKNLIKNGQIENNEIDVYKNNFKELFNIDFENSESENNCRKFCEVIDKTFTTPFFKNQIKKIKKQKDKKSMVYSFLNKQYRFNPTIQNLVNNFYDNDEKLENGKDRSDFDTFKFTKDEDQKIFVIDTTRLSHRYISTIKMETKTDEAFDQTSLLKKIDEFKDLNIAFSSLFNQYNAFIVIKILEKLVYENAPEKLTGKIGVICLTLSQKIIVRHLINKNKELKNLNIKIDTIDNFQGKEKEIIIVDFVRSKNKFNGTSFEVGKRNISFLAEEERINVAASRTKNLLFLIGAFDYYDDIRNDFKENKLLIKYIDHWQKKQEGIELIEGEDIYEEVI